The DNA region AGAATAGGGGATTTATATGCTGAAAAAGAAAATATTGGGAAGCCTGTAATGGCAATTTTCTTTCTGTTGTTGATTATTTCGTCTTATGCTACCGAAGTTATTGGAATTCATGCTCTTTTTGGCGGATTTATGATGGGGGCTATTATGCCAGATATTGCTAAGTTCCGAATGATTTTTATCGAAAAGGTCGAAGATGTTTCTGTTATTCTATTGCTGCCTTTGTTTTTTGTGTTTACAGGATTGAATACTCAAGTAGGCTTACTAAATGATCCTTATTTGTGGAAAGTTACAGCAGGAATAATAGCTGTAGCTGTTATAGGTAAGTTTGTGGGGAGTGCTTTAGCAGCAAGGTTTGTGGGTCAAAATTGGCATGATAGTTTTACCATCGGAGCATTGATGAATACTCGAGGATTGATGGAACTAATTGTATTAAATATTGGTCTAGAACTTAAAGTACTTACACCTGAAGTTTTTACGATGATGGTCATTATGGCATTGGTAACTACTTTTATGACGGGGCCTGCGCTAGATTTGTTGGATTTGATTTTTAAGAATACACGCGAATCAGAAACTGCTGAGTTGATTGATGAAGATAAGTATCGTATTCTAATCTCCTTTGGTAATAATGAAAAAGGAAAAGCCTTGTTGCATTTGGCTAATGGTTTAACTAAAAAACAAAAAACGGCAACGGTAATTACAGCTATGCATTTGTCGCAAAGTGATGAATTGCACTCCTTTAATATGGAAGAAATTGAAAGAGAAACTTTCGAACCTATTTATGATGAATCAGATCATTTAGGGGTAAAGTTGCTTTCTATTTTTAAAGTGACCAATGATATTGAAACTGAAATAGCTGATGTGGCGAATAACGGTGATTATGATTTATTATTGGTGGGTGTGGGTAAATCTATTTTTGAAGGAAGTTTGCTGGGTAAAGTAATTGGATTTACCACAAGAATTATTAATCCAGATCGTTTGATTGATAAGTTCAAAGGAAAAGAAGGATTGTTTGAAAATTCGCCTTTTGATGAACGCACCAGACAAATTGTGGCTAAGACCAAAAAACCTTTGGGAATTTTAATCGATAATGATTTTGAAGCGTTGAATCAGGTTTTTGTGCCTATAATCAAATCGGATGATGCCATTTTGATTGATATTGTTCAGAAAATGGTTTTTAATAGCAATTCTAAAATCAATATTTTAGATATGAATGGTATTTTGAAAAATAATTTTGTGATGCAAAGTGCGGTTTCGGTTTTGTTGCAAAAATTTCCAAATAATATCAGTGTAATTAATCAGGATGTTATGGATACTAACTTTTTAAAAGAACAAGATTTAATGTTGATTAGTTTAGAAAGTTGGAAAGCAGTGCTTGATACAGACGTGAATTTACCTCTAGGATTTTCTTCTGTATTAATTATTAGAGCCTAAAGATGAGTTGGATTTTATTAATAATTGGTGGTTTGTTTGAAGTAGCTTTTGCTTCTTGTTTGGGAAAGGCCAAAGAAACTACTGGAATGGAATCGGCATACTGGATGTTGGGATTTTTGTTGAGTCTTACAGCAAGTATGTTTTTATTGTACAAAGCCACGCAGGAATTGCCTATTGGGACTGCTTATGCGGTTTGGACAGGAATAGGAGCTGTAGGAACAGTTCTAGTAGGAATCTTTGTTTTTAAAGAACCAGCTACTTTCTGGCGATTATTCTTTATTGTTACTTTGATAGGTTCTATTATTGGATTGAAATTTGTATCCAATCACTAAAAACCTAAATTCAGTACATAACTCAATTTGATGGTAATATTGTCTTGTAGTTTTGGTAGCTGATTAGAACCATAACGGAAAAATGTAGTTAATCCTAAGCCATTAAAAATTTGGTTTAATTCGATTCCCGATTCAAAAAAACCATCCTTTAAGGTTTTGAAATTTAATCCCAGATGTTGTTCGGGATGTTCTAGATTTCCCCAAGCCATTCTGGAAACTAATACCAGTGATGGCTTTATTTTTTTCAATAAGGTGACACGGTTAAAAGCGTGTTTGAATTGAAAATAGGCATATTTATTAGAGAAAAACTCATTGAAAAACATGGTCTCAAAACTGTTTTTTCCTCCAAAAGTAATTCTTTGGATAATGGTTTCTTTAGTAATATTATTTGGAGAGGTATTGTACAAATGGGTCAATGGAACATCCCCCTTGGCATAACCTGCCTGAACTAATAAAGAGGTTTTATGACCGTTGAGGTATTTTTTTTCATATTCGGTTTTGAAGTCAAATTTGCTAAAATCAAAATCATTTTTCCATAGATTACCTATGGTTTGAGTAAATTGAAAGGTGAATTTTGGATAGCGTTTTTCTGTTTCAATTCGGCCAGTTGGGGTTTGCATGTAATCGCTAAAAGGACTCCATTGTAAGGAAACCATAGCAGTCGATATGTTGTAAGCTGTAAATAGTTTGTCTTTTAGATGGAACGCATAATCAAATTTTGGTGTTATCTCGCTTTTAGAAATCTCCCAAACGCTTTCGGTTTTTGGGATTTTCTTCGTTTCTATATAGGTTTTCCAACTTATGTAATTGTAAAAAGTGCTGATATTTATTGGTCTTGGGTCGTAAATTTTGAAAGGCTTTTTTTCGATAGAAAATGAGGTACTCGCAATTTCTCGAATATCATCTGTATAGGAAAACCCTAACCAAGAGTTGGTACGGCTATCCATTTTAACCGCAGCTCCAATACTCCCTTTAAAAATTCCATCTTTGGTTCCATAGGCATAATAGCCATCTATTCGGAACAGTTTAGAAAGTCTGTCATTGGTTACCCCGCCTAAGCCTAAACGGAAACCTTCGTAATTGTTGTAGCTAAATATTTTACGCAAGTCTAAATCAAAAAAGCCAATAGGTAAATACCCATTGATTGCTTTCTTGCCAAATTGTACACGATTTGCAATTTTTCTTCTTACTGAAATGCTATCAAGTTCGTTGTAAGTTCTTTTGCTTCTGTTGTCTATGCTGTCCTTTCGATAATTTTTCCAAAAAGAATCTTCTTTTTTAAAAGCAGTTTTATCTATTTCTACAGCAAAATTTGGATTCAAAATTTGGACTTCGGTGTTGTTTTTAATGTCAAAATTATAGCTGTCAGACAGTAAATAAATATAATCCGATGGTTGTTTTTTTCTCGGACTTAAATCCTGTTTCATGTCGCCATCAAATTGAATCGTACCACCGAATATTTTAATATCATCATCGTTTTTTCCTTTGATAATTTGGAAATTTTTGTGTCTTGGAAACCAAATATTTTCTGTTGGATTGTATTCGAATTCATGAGTCCCGCTGATGTCCAGTAGCCCTCTAATACGCATTATAGCTTTAGTGATAGCGTAATTATTTTGGTCAACATACAAAATACCTTCTAGTCCTTTGGCTTTGCTTTTCTTTTTGTTTTTAAAGTAAATCATATAAGCATTTCTGCCACTGATGACTACTGTATCCAAAAGTTTATAGTTGTATTCCCTAATAGCATCATCAGCTATAGGACTGTTGTATTTGGTTTCAAAAAGTTCGTATTTGGGTTCGTATATGGAAAAAGATTGTAGGTTAAAAGCAAGGATTTCATATAGCGGTTGTTTTAATCCTGCCATTTTAGTCCCCAGAATGGTTTCTTTTAAGGTTTTGTTACTAAACTGATATTGTGACACTTTTTCCGTTTGGAATAAATGGCGTTTGCTTACGGTAGTTTTGAATTTGTAATTGGCAGAGTCAATTTTAAAATAGACACCTTCTTTTGTTTTTTTGACGATAATGGAATCTATTTTTCCAGCAATCGAATCAGGATTGGCCGAAACAACTAATTTGTTGTAGGTTTTGAATTCAAAACTTTGAAGTCTTTTTTGAGGATTATTATTGTCTTTTAATGCAATGGTTTTTTTGATGATGGCAGTTGCCGCATTTTCCGAATTGACTACTACTTCATTGAGCTTGTCTGTTTTTTGCGTAAGCAGCACCGGGTAAAAATGATTGTTTTGCGCAACATTTATTTTTATTTTTTGGTAACCAATGTAGGAAACATAAAAATAGGAAATAGGGTTTTGAGATAGGATGCTGAATTTTCCATCTACATCTGAAGTGCTAATAACACCATTGTTAGTTGTAATAGTAGCAAAAGCAAGTGTTTTTGTTGTGCTGGATTCTTTAACAATTCCATTGATTCGAAATTGTGCTTGAAGCGAAAGGCTAAAGAATAAAAACAAAAAAAGATGCTTCATAGAGTGGGTTTGTATCAAAACGTAAGTGAATTCATTTTGGTATGGCAAAAGTAGGAATAAAAAATCCGTCGAGACAGAACATCAGGACGGATTTCAATATGTTTTTGTTTGAAAGTTATACTTTCATGATTTCTGCTTCTTTTAGAACAAGAAGTTCGTCAATCTTTTTAATGTAAGTATTCGTTAGATTTTGAACATCTTCTTCGGCACTTTTACATACATCTTCAGAAGTTCCTTCTTTTTCTAGTTTTTTGATGTCAGTATTCGCATCTTTTCTAGCATTTCTAATCCCGATTTTAGCATCTTCAGCTTCCGCTTTAGCTTGTTTCGCTAATTCACGACGACGATCTTCTGTCAAAGGTGGAACACTAATAATGATTACATCACCATTGTTCATTGGATTAAATCCTAGGTTAGCAATCATGATTGCTTTTTCAATGGTTTGCAACATGCTTT from Flavobacterium nitratireducens includes:
- a CDS encoding cation:proton antiporter, with the protein product MKKYKNSLFYLGVTGFFSALIYMIIEKGKLLELKKSNLVISTQGNSFDDFIQSMLHNFQDPLAILLAQIVMIILTARIFGWFFKKIGQPTVIGEIIAGIVLGPSLVGMYFPEFSAALFPVASLGNLKFLSQIGLILFMFVIGMELDVKVLKNKASEAIVISHASIIIPFAMGIGLSYFVYNQFAPQGVEFLSFSLFMGIAMSITAFPVLARIVQERGIHKTRLGAIVITCAAADDITAWCLLAVVIAIVKAGDFVGSLYVIFLALLYVLAMLFIVKPFLKRIGDLYAEKENIGKPVMAIFFLLLIISSYATEVIGIHALFGGFMMGAIMPDIAKFRMIFIEKVEDVSVILLLPLFFVFTGLNTQVGLLNDPYLWKVTAGIIAVAVIGKFVGSALAARFVGQNWHDSFTIGALMNTRGLMELIVLNIGLELKVLTPEVFTMMVIMALVTTFMTGPALDLLDLIFKNTRESETAELIDEDKYRILISFGNNEKGKALLHLANGLTKKQKTATVITAMHLSQSDELHSFNMEEIERETFEPIYDESDHLGVKLLSIFKVTNDIETEIADVANNGDYDLLLVGVGKSIFEGSLLGKVIGFTTRIINPDRLIDKFKGKEGLFENSPFDERTRQIVAKTKKPLGILIDNDFEALNQVFVPIIKSDDAILIDIVQKMVFNSNSKINILDMNGILKNNFVMQSAVSVLLQKFPNNISVINQDVMDTNFLKEQDLMLISLESWKAVLDTDVNLPLGFSSVLIIRA
- a CDS encoding DMT family transporter; its protein translation is MSWILLIIGGLFEVAFASCLGKAKETTGMESAYWMLGFLLSLTASMFLLYKATQELPIGTAYAVWTGIGAVGTVLVGIFVFKEPATFWRLFFIVTLIGSIIGLKFVSNH
- a CDS encoding DUF5686 family protein translates to MKHLFLFLFFSLSLQAQFRINGIVKESSTTKTLAFATITTNNGVISTSDVDGKFSILSQNPISYFYVSYIGYQKIKINVAQNNHFYPVLLTQKTDKLNEVVVNSENAATAIIKKTIALKDNNNPQKRLQSFEFKTYNKLVVSANPDSIAGKIDSIIVKKTKEGVYFKIDSANYKFKTTVSKRHLFQTEKVSQYQFSNKTLKETILGTKMAGLKQPLYEILAFNLQSFSIYEPKYELFETKYNSPIADDAIREYNYKLLDTVVISGRNAYMIYFKNKKKSKAKGLEGILYVDQNNYAITKAIMRIRGLLDISGTHEFEYNPTENIWFPRHKNFQIIKGKNDDDIKIFGGTIQFDGDMKQDLSPRKKQPSDYIYLLSDSYNFDIKNNTEVQILNPNFAVEIDKTAFKKEDSFWKNYRKDSIDNRSKRTYNELDSISVRRKIANRVQFGKKAINGYLPIGFFDLDLRKIFSYNNYEGFRLGLGGVTNDRLSKLFRIDGYYAYGTKDGIFKGSIGAAVKMDSRTNSWLGFSYTDDIREIASTSFSIEKKPFKIYDPRPINISTFYNYISWKTYIETKKIPKTESVWEISKSEITPKFDYAFHLKDKLFTAYNISTAMVSLQWSPFSDYMQTPTGRIETEKRYPKFTFQFTQTIGNLWKNDFDFSKFDFKTEYEKKYLNGHKTSLLVQAGYAKGDVPLTHLYNTSPNNITKETIIQRITFGGKNSFETMFFNEFFSNKYAYFQFKHAFNRVTLLKKIKPSLVLVSRMAWGNLEHPEQHLGLNFKTLKDGFFESGIELNQIFNGLGLTTFFRYGSNQLPKLQDNITIKLSYVLNLGF
- the frr gene encoding ribosome recycling factor, with protein sequence MTEEIEFILDSAQESMEGSIAHLEKEFLNIRAGKASPAMLGSVFVDYYGSSTPLNQVAKISIPDARTITLQPFEKSMLQTIEKAIMIANLGFNPMNNGDVIIISVPPLTEDRRRELAKQAKAEAEDAKIGIRNARKDANTDIKKLEKEGTSEDVCKSAEEDVQNLTNTYIKKIDELLVLKEAEIMKV